The Aricia agestis chromosome 3, ilAriAges1.1, whole genome shotgun sequence genome includes the window TAATAGCCACGATCGTTAACattcacatttttaataattaaatcagCAACAGTCATGTTGCCAATATTTTCGTTTTGCTTAAATAAGATCCTGTCATTTTGTTGCAGAGGTTGAGCGTTGAAAGTCCACGAAACCTTCGCATTCGGGACTCCGGCAACTTCACATGGCATTGTGATATCTCGACCTGCCTTTTGCACCATGATGGGTTCAGGTTTTTTGACAAATTCTGGTGCacctgaaaaaaatatacttatattgaACCCTAGATGATCAAAATTGATTTATCGcacgggagccgtacatttttccgggataaaatctATCCTAAATCATATGTCTCTCAAAGTCACTTCATACCAAAATGTATCTAAATCGGCTCAGCCGGCGTTAAGAAGTATagcggacagacaaacagaccaAATCACTCATTTTCAtgctggcacttcacatggctatacataggtatatatttttggtgtgaattcggttattaaggtcgtctcgttttgtatgatgtttaagttttttttggagGACATGTTCAGATAATcaagctgccccccctggatcatgttgacgtccctacttagtatattatctagtacctttatctataaaaatctataattaagaaaacgaatttttgccatttctttgcaatacaatatttttacaactaaaaattataattttttttatctttataaacacctatcttataaaaaaatctgatttgccccgcccttggcccagaacctgggtaatttgcccccccccccccccctggccctgAACCTGGGTAGTTTGATGGAATTGCACTTTAACCCCacgtatttgacagatgtcgccatagtaaaaaaaaatctctattctagtagatctttcgaatgacacctgtttctgctctgttggTTCAACTAACGCCGTCCCCGAAGAAACGTCCCCACCAACCAACTTGGTTGGTGGGGACGTTTCTTCGCATAGTCCTTTCAGGTGATTTTCAGCAAATTTTCAGTCATTTTTATACGTAGCGCGTAATAGTTACATgcagataaataataaaatccagCTGCCCCTTGAATCACGTCCATTGTATTGGTAATCACAaacctgatttaaaaaaaaaacgaatgttTGTAAgtttctacgaataataaaaactaaggaattgtaACCCCTATACtattaccacaatagacataactagcAGTACTTCGACTGCTAAGAGACGGACGTGTATTAAAACCTGTCatttctttcgggtttcgccaggataagttataagggctggcgcgctggctgatatacttaatttgtttttaaaatgaagattttgaaattgaattctgacagttttctttgcatgtgccaaaatataaacaacaactaaatttgtaggtaacgaccctagcgacgacttttgtcataatacgtcaaatttaaaaatttgaaccttagttctaagtcggtatactttataattctgtctactctgctattaccgttttaaatttgctTCCTTTTGACAGTTTTGATCTGTCATATAACGTCAGCccagtaccgctcaaggtcaccttaatattgcaaatgtattgaaatgtgtacctaaggtacactttattgacaagtattgtggagcatgttttttgacggagttacttttccttagtttttattattcgtaggtaagtTTGCTATTTGACGGCCATGTGTGGACGAtcgtatttgcctttatttgcttgtttgcGTATTCGTCAATAATGTTGCCAAATACAACAAATAGCCAAtggcaaatacaaatagccatgtgaagtgccagcatcacattaattactttattacatttaaaaaacgaCAATTCCCGTAGTAATATGGAGTCGTGGTGCTGTAGTTTCTATACTTACTGATCACTGTAAGATGCATGTTATGCTTCTTCGGTTGTCCGATTTCGTTGTCGACGATGCACGTGTAATCGCCCTCGTCTTCGAGCCACGTGTCCCTGATGAGGAGACGCTTGCCAGCACTCCTGTTGTACCTCGTCACACGGTCTTTGGGTTCACCGTTCATATTCTTACCATCTTTGTACCAGTCGGGAGGAGTGAGAGGTCTGGAAAGAATATTATCTTAAGAAGCGCAAGTGCACTGGAATAGAAATTGTTAGTAGAATTATAAGAGTCGGCCCTGCAGTTAATAGTTACTtaggatttaaattttatgaGTCAAAGCAATAGAAAAACTTATCAACATATAATAGCACGTTACTGTTTAATATCGCTTCGAGTGAAAACTCCCACTTGCGTGCACACATGCTGTCGAAAAAACGCAAAACGACATTTGAGACTTGAGAATAGGGCCTCCGATGCCAAAACCTCTAAACCAGTCTTGAGATTGGAAGGCTGAAAAACTACTTACGTTCCACCATAAATACAGTAGATCATCGTAACATCGCCCTTTTTAGCCACGATATCTCCTGTAACATACTGTTCCTCTAATTCTGCATCACGTGGACTGTTATCGGGAACAACGTCTTCGATGATGTGCTCCGCAAGCACAATATCATCATCCGATGCTGGAGTCTTAGCAAGGCAAACGTATTTGAAGTTTTCATGGGTGTCTTCCTTGGTGACGCTTGAAAACCACAGAGTGCCATCAGGAGATTGAGTTATGCGTTTATCCAATACCGAATGGGATATGCTTGGATCAGTTTTGAATTGATACATCCATTTAATTTCTGGTTTCGGATAAGAATCTGGGATGGTGCATTCCAATTTGAAAGGTCTTCCCTCGATAGGCTTGTGGGTTACAGTTTTGACTTCAGGAGCATTGATGTAAGTGGGCTTAACTGATATTGTTCTAGTGCTAGCGACCCCGGCCACTGATTTACCGAAGCACTGGTAGTCGCCAGAATCGTCGGTCGTCGGCTGAAGGAAGACTAATGTTCCTTCGTTTTCTTGTTGAATAACGTTTGGATTCATTTGCAGGGGTTTGCCATTTTTATTCCACGAAAATCTGAAAGCATGTTTGTTGATATTTCCATATTTTATCAACCGGCAAAATAGCTAATATGTATTGCATATTTTGTTACTTACTGAACATTGGATTCCCCTTTTTCCGTAGCACACTCTAGAACAAGTGGTTTTGTTCTATCACCAATACGATAAAGTATTTCACTTGGTGTTGGCTTTAACGTTGGTCCCTGTTCTATTGGTTGAGCTAAAAACagtcaatttaaaaataagtacaaaatattatttttacttactatatttttgtaccTATGTGTAATGTACCTACTCGTATATTATGTCGTAAGTCAAGATTATTACTTTTTAGGCTAAGTACTTACAatgttattcataataatatttttttcattatggtTGTGTGTGTCTTGATATTTTACTACAGTATTATTAATTCGCTCAACGATCTGCATATTATAATTGGTAATGCAATAAGCGTATTAGTTAAGTGTCTTATCTATCCGTGAACCTATGTTAGTTGATAAGAAATACTATTTTGCCTAGATTAACGTAGTGCAATTCAGTTTTGTGCTGGAGCCTTGACCATTATGTTGCTTTGGCCTGTCAATGTAGCCTTCTAGTAAACAAGTTTCTTTAAAATAGCGGGATGCCCTCCAAGACTCCCAGCAAAATTGAAAACGAAACCACAGACCGACATACAATTTCTTCAGTAAAAAGACaggatattattatttgccTCTCCAACGCCGTCGGCGGTCTATAACTGTCCCTTTGATCAAGTTACATAGGTACCCAGAGTCCTAACCCCAGTATAACGTATTTTTTACCCGTTCCAAAAAAAAGTGCACCACTCAATTCCTCTTTTGAGGGAATATACTTacttcaaaaataattttattatgtaaaaagaAGCAAGAACGGCTAAAAACATTTTAGGTAGTCGTATCGTTGAATTGATCAGTTGCAACATCAAATTAAGCAAAACTAGACGTATGTACTaataatagataattattatcattgtaaATGCGTCAAGTGGATGGGCCTCTTATGATAATAGatggtaataaaaatatacaaatgtaTACGTACCGAAAGAAAAACTAACCATCGTTGAAAAAAGAAAACAAGCTAATTtggtcatttttaatatttttttactgtaacTGCGATTATGGTAGAATTTTCACTTGTCACACCATTTCTGCGTTCCAACTTATATACGAGTGGAGTGAGTGTAATAAAATACCCCTATATACATGATGTCATCTCATATCTAatacatattttagaaataatttgttCATCTGTCTAttcaaatacaatataatataatgaacacACATAGGGTCGAAATACTCCTACACAGCCAGTTCTTTTGCCACCCTTAATGATGATCAACAGAAATATCTTTTACTagtaaaaatacttattattatttacacgaCGTGTTTTTACCTGTTTTGCTTATATAGTCGCTTATTATAtagttttgacgtgggagagccatgcttcggcacgaatgggccggctcgaccggagaaataccacgccctcacagaaaaccggcgtgaaacagtgcttgcgctgtgtttcgccgagtgagtgagtttattggaggcccaatcccctaccctattcccttccctaccctcccctattcccttcccttcccatccctaccctccccttacctattaacctattccctcttaaaaggccggcaacgcacctgcagctcttctgatgctgcgagtgtccatgggcgacggaagttgctttccatcaggtgacccgtttgctcgtttgcccccttatttcattaaaaaaaaaaagtcaatctgaaatattattatgatgtttcgaTTTTTATCTAATGGTAACAAAAATGGTAATAAGTGAAAATTACGTAGGAAGGACTATGGTTTTTTTTGTAAGTTGAACATTTTAACCATTCCGAAAAAGGAATCATGCCGATAAAGAAATTGTCACTTCAATAGCTTTTAGAAtgcatttgtataataatttgtacTTACGTAAAACCGCGTGGAGCCGCCTGTGTATAATGTAAAGTACCGTGGATCATTTGCATATGAAACGTTTACCTTTATTCcaagaatttaataaaaaacgaACTATGGCGAATAGATGCCTACTAATTTtgggtcataactcataactcataattaagtcataactcatactagtaactagtaagtactaagtaggtaGTAAAAGTAAGACGCGGTAGAATGCGTAGCGAGGgaccagtgttgccagacggccaactcggtttccccccaagtgttccccgaaatccccccaaaattcgggatttcaagaaaaatccccccacaaattataaaagaaattttttgttcattatgaatgggaatttcacaaatggatacgatgaatgtacactatttcggcaatagcgtccaatctttacagaatcagcatcttcgcgagctccttgatcatttttatggttccgtaagtcgtaacctaagggtaaaaacgggaccatagtacttagatttcgccgtctgttcccagattttttcctccaacaatccccccaaaaaattgttccccccaattttccccccatcaactaaaaaaacccccaaatttggggggattccccccaatctggcatcactgcGAGGGACCGCTACGCATTCTACCGCGAGGAGCGGGAGCTCCTCCGCGTGTAGCGTTGACGAGGGCATGGGattgggggggttttagtcggtaaacctctgcggagggagtccgacatacccactgacctctataataatacactggacaggcgatcgctatcaataaaatgttctaatttgaaagtcgccatattggcgctgattgctaagtgaaagcagtagtgagtgtacttggaactactattttgcaaatggcggttgtcatccatactaatattataaatgcgaaagtatctctgtctgtctgtctgtctcgctttcacgccaaaactactgaaccgattgcaatgaaattttgtacacagttattctagagtctgagaaaggacataggctacatttcgatgtgggaaaatatcttatttccatgaaaatatcgatgaaaatgaatacgcattgcgcgtggccagcgctcatcccggggatcctgggttcgagtcccgcaggcggaacaaaaagttttcaatgtttctgggtcttatatgtgtataaaaataaaattttaaaaatcttaaatacctatattttatgtataatattataaaaatccagaaatatatcgatgcaatgaacatttgaGTTCTAATatgattcaacagatggcgttttatttttacttcattgtaacatagaactaatcatacttattagttattatgtttttgtttttgtttatagtttttaatacgttagaatattatgtttaataatattatcacttggtataataataatcaatctttcttatcttatagaactccatcagcaattctaatatatgtgacaagttgacaataGAAGGcgttctaaaataaaggagttcaagtgtaccgtgttggcctatattccatccagaaaatatatcaatgcaatcaacattttaattctaatatatgaaaacagatggcgttttattttttatttaaatatattttatgtataatattataaaaaatccagaaatatatcgatgcaatgaacattttagttctaatacgattcaacagatggcgttttatttgttactttattgtaacatagaactaatcatacttattagttactagctgttgcccgcgacttcgtccgcgtggacttaagtttataaagcgcgatgtcaacaaaattggtatcaaaagcttttataaaaaaaccctgttaccccttaaatcaatacagctgtgcagtgtgcacacaataagtatttattttttttatattaaactttatattttatgccaaattttaaagcttatttagccccccaattacgcaactttacccataaactatttatcattgataggtttaaggttacgtcactgcacagataaagtactgagttatttaataccgtagaatatatataacaatcgaaaaaaatcaaacctaaatgtaagatgataccaccttttatagaaagacttttgagcaagcgtcagcacgatgtagaagacgcacggcgccatctattatgaatttttggaactaatctaatttgaacaaatttacgcatttttaccccctgacaacccttttttccagtaaaaaatgattagttctatgaagtaaaaaataaaacgccatctgttgaatcgtattagaacacAAATGTTCATtttatcgatatatttctggattttttataattttaagtatacataaaatatatttaagatttttgaaattttattttaatacacatcgaagacccaggaacattgaaaactttttgttccgcctgcgggactcgaacccaggacccccgggatgagcgctggccacgcgcaatgcgaattcattttcatcgatattttcatggaaataagatattttcccacatcgaaatgtagcctatgtcctttctcaggctttagactatctgtatacaaaatttcattacaatcggttcggtagttttggtgtttggcgtgaaagcgagactgacagacagacagacagagacactttcgcatttataatattagtatagattatgtgcacactgcacagctgtttttgggtattttgattaataaagggccgcgctacaccggaatggcagcggcgaggcgagcattttcagcgctgccattccggtgtagcgcggccctaagagggttaccagagttttaaaaagtttttaaatttgacacaaatttgttgacaccgcgcgctataaactcaagtccacgcggacgaagtcgcgggcaacagctaggtatgaataaaaacaatatatattaaagtaggtattattagttctgttacaataatacagtaaaaaataaaacgccatctgttgtcgcgtcggcgggattcgaacccgcgaacgtttgagctgccacacactcgaCAAATTGAGCCACAAAGGTAAATACAAAAATACCTTTTATACCTTGATTTCATTCGCTAATTAAAGtattctgtatttttattattggtaaGTATGATTTTCAgtctattttatattataacgtgacagttttattttaatgacataAACGTActtatgtatgtactatgtgtTCCTGTATTCTACAAGTCACATTGAGCATCAGAATTCAGGGGCTGTTAAAGGTATGTAAATTGTGATTTGAAGATATCAAACAAAACAAGCTTCTCATCTAGTAGAGCTCGTTTTCCACCTAATACGTTCTTGGGTAAgccaaaaaatt containing:
- the LOC121725462 gene encoding hemolin-like codes for the protein MTKLACFLFSTMVSFSFAQPIEQGPTLKPTPSEILYRIGDRTKPLVLECATEKGESNVQFSWNKNGKPLQMNPNVIQQENEGTLVFLQPTTDDSGDYQCFGKSVAGVASTRTISVKPTYINAPEVKTVTHKPIEGRPFKLECTIPDSYPKPEIKWMYQFKTDPSISHSVLDKRITQSPDGTLWFSSVTKEDTHENFKYVCLAKTPASDDDIVLAEHIIEDVVPDNSPRDAELEEQYVTGDIVAKKGDVTMIYCIYGGTPLTPPDWYKDGKNMNGEPKDRVTRYNRSAGKRLLIRDTWLEDEGDYTCIVDNEIGQPKKHNMHLTVISAPEFVKKPEPIMVQKAGRDITMPCEVAGVPNAKVSWTFNAQPLQQNDRILFKQNENIGNMTVADLIIKNVNVNDRGYYGCKGANDNGSVYAETLLNVS